One segment of Desulfocurvus vexinensis DSM 17965 DNA contains the following:
- a CDS encoding metallophosphoesterase, with the protein MKYDKYWIGIGDIHGDPGNVARIPGVAEAAGVVVSGDLTTHGGVDAARRVIDAVRRANPVVLAQIGNMDTAAVGRWLEDEGLSIHGQARELAPGVGLVGVGCSSPTPFGTPSEVPDERLGELLEQALALAGQWDATLLVAHDPPHGTKADLVGARHVGSRAVRAFVERVQPDVCLSGHIHESRALDFVGRTAVVNPGMLAQGGYAVIGLAGRTLTVKLRTL; encoded by the coding sequence GTGAAATACGACAAGTACTGGATCGGCATCGGCGATATCCACGGCGACCCGGGCAACGTCGCGCGCATTCCGGGCGTGGCCGAGGCCGCAGGCGTCGTGGTCAGCGGCGACCTGACCACCCACGGCGGGGTGGACGCGGCGCGCCGGGTCATCGACGCCGTGCGCCGGGCCAACCCTGTGGTCCTGGCCCAGATCGGCAACATGGACACCGCCGCCGTGGGCCGCTGGCTGGAGGACGAAGGCCTGTCCATCCACGGCCAGGCCCGCGAACTGGCGCCCGGGGTGGGCCTCGTGGGCGTTGGCTGTTCCAGCCCCACGCCCTTCGGCACGCCCAGCGAGGTGCCCGACGAGCGCCTGGGCGAGCTGCTGGAGCAGGCCCTGGCCCTGGCCGGGCAGTGGGACGCCACGCTGCTGGTGGCCCACGATCCGCCCCACGGCACCAAGGCCGATCTGGTGGGCGCGCGGCACGTGGGCAGCCGGGCCGTGCGCGCCTTCGTGGAGCGCGTCCAGCCCGACGTGTGCCTGTCCGGGCATATCCACGAGTCGCGGGCCCTGGACTTCGTGGGCCGCACCGCCGTGGTCAACCCCGGGATGCTGGCCCAGGGCGGCTACGCCGTCATCGGCCTGGCCGGGCGGACGCTGACCGTGAAACTGCGCACCCTGTAA
- a CDS encoding 5-formyltetrahydrofolate cyclo-ligase yields the protein METPRHTAPGGPGPARSALRAALLAQRRALPRAEAAARSARVLARVRALPAWATAREVLAYMPVQGEVDVAALVEELWARGARVLLPRCRPGEPGAMDVACATGLADLCPGAFGIAEPDPHACPALDAPRPDLVLVPGVAFDRRGQRLGFGGGFYDRFLAGLGRPGPLLAAPCFGFQLVAELPAEPWDVPVDVIITEEQTLWTRNRD from the coding sequence ATGGAAACCCCCCGACACACGGCCCCCGGCGGCCCCGGACCAGCCCGCAGCGCCCTGCGCGCGGCCCTGCTGGCCCAGCGCCGGGCCCTGCCCCGGGCCGAGGCCGCCGCGCGCTCGGCGCGGGTGCTGGCGCGGGTGCGGGCGCTGCCCGCCTGGGCCACGGCGCGCGAGGTGCTGGCCTACATGCCCGTGCAGGGCGAGGTGGACGTGGCCGCGCTGGTTGAGGAGCTGTGGGCGCGCGGGGCGCGGGTGCTGTTGCCGCGCTGCCGCCCCGGGGAGCCCGGAGCCATGGACGTGGCCTGCGCCACGGGCCTGGCCGACCTGTGCCCGGGGGCCTTTGGCATCGCCGAGCCCGACCCGCACGCCTGCCCGGCCCTGGACGCCCCCCGGCCCGACCTGGTGCTGGTGCCGGGGGTGGCCTTCGACCGGCGCGGCCAGCGCCTGGGCTTCGGGGGCGGGTTCTACGACCGTTTTCTGGCGGGGCTGGGGCGCCCGGGGCCGCTGCTGGCGGCGCCGTGCTTCGGCTTCCAGCTCGTGGCCGAGCTGCCTGCCGAGCCGTGGGACGTGCCCGTGGACGTGATCATCACCGAGGAGCAGACCCTGTGGACCCGAAACCGCGACTGA
- a CDS encoding polyphenol oxidase family protein, whose amino-acid sequence MDPKPRLIPFAFPGLDRVGCAFGARAAGACGPYGGGNISLDVGDDPGAVRAWRRAMQGALGFGSWQELRQVHGTQMLFDPDPGDIDAPGTFEADGLATAEPGRALVIKTADCQPILLAHESGGVVAALHVGWRGNAAEFPQRGVRALCREYGLAPAELLAVRGPSLGPAASEFTNFEAEFGPAFAPYHDPATRTVDLWRLTRDQLLAAGLLPERIHGLDLCTHATPELFFSYRRERTCGRQASVIWIRK is encoded by the coding sequence GTGGACCCGAAACCGCGACTGATTCCCTTCGCCTTTCCCGGGCTGGACCGCGTGGGCTGCGCCTTCGGGGCGCGGGCCGCAGGCGCCTGCGGGCCCTACGGCGGCGGCAACATCTCCCTGGACGTGGGCGACGACCCCGGGGCCGTGCGCGCGTGGCGCCGGGCCATGCAGGGCGCCCTGGGCTTCGGCTCGTGGCAGGAGCTGCGCCAGGTCCACGGCACGCAGATGCTCTTCGACCCCGACCCCGGCGACATCGACGCTCCCGGCACCTTCGAGGCCGACGGGCTGGCCACCGCCGAGCCGGGCCGGGCCCTGGTCATCAAGACCGCCGACTGCCAGCCCATCCTGCTGGCCCACGAGAGCGGGGGCGTGGTGGCGGCGCTGCATGTGGGCTGGCGGGGCAACGCGGCGGAGTTCCCCCAACGCGGAGTGCGCGCCCTGTGCCGGGAATACGGCCTGGCGCCCGCCGAGCTGCTGGCCGTGCGCGGCCCGAGCCTGGGCCCGGCGGCCAGCGAATTCACCAACTTCGAGGCCGAGTTCGGCCCGGCCTTCGCGCCCTACCACGACCCCGCCACGCGCACCGTGGACCTCTGGCGCCTGACGCGCGACCAGCTCCTGGCCGCCGGGCTGCTGCCCGAGCGCATCCACGGCCTGGACCTGTGCACCCACGCCACGCCCGAGCTGTTCTTCTCCTACCGCCGCGAGCGCACCTGCGGCCGACAGGCCAGCGTGATCTGGATACGGAAGTAG